The proteins below come from a single Prolixibacter sp. NT017 genomic window:
- a CDS encoding CPBP family intramembrane glutamic endopeptidase: MEQFSLFRKPITWVILVLLSLGSGFFVYRNFEKANPLVHVDISMSRDSALSMASRMSQKLRVGPERFRQAASFTNDYRFQNYVELEGGGLDTFSDVMQRGDYHPYRWVVRQFEEYNPREVLFRFTPEGKPYGFKETLPEDFKGAALDSARARYIAEESARKDWHANLTNYHLVEHSIEVLPSERIDHTFVYENDKKSIGEGKYRLRLVVSGDRLTELTWFVKIPEAFDRKYEEMRSSNTTLSSIATLLMALLYGLGGIVIGLFFLMKRRYVLWRKAFIWGFAICFFSVFLVEANQLPLSWLYYETSTSASNYIARTLLYGFLSAIGMGALVSLSITAGEGMGRMAFPRHVQFWHVWSNRAGSSKLIVGQTLGAYLFMVIVLAFDIAFYMFTTRHFGWWSPAGTLSDPDILATPFPWLSPFSVSLQAGFWEEAMFRAIPLAGVILLTRNWKSHRFWVILVLILQTVVFGLGHANYPNQPSYARVVEMLVPFVIFGIIYLQFGLLPVIITHYAVDVFWISLPLWVASSPGIWIDRIIIVLLFLTPLFIVLFFRLRNKKWTELPDTYRNWAWRPPKPEEEEASRRTMAPFAVETDLKKRPVFKWILPVAVFGILLWAFFSRFDHDDDSMTIKRKAALGIAKKEMAQRISLDSARWTVATTVKEGGTDHRFIWQEGGPEVYRQFLGTFLEPSHFMVRYMKTEGSVEERTEEFRMGVSGNGELLSYRHVFPEKQPGANLSRAEASELVDSLLHVEFQTGIFRLKEISVIPEKLDKRTDWKFTYADTANYPLRTGEARYQVQLAGNKLAYFGRSIHVPEDWQREYRDRESKLSVWRTISWLILVAVVIAGIVIGIVRWTKGYFSVRLFGIMTVFLTVVKLLSVANGWSQSLYAYPTGQDFGNYITVALIFQLLGPLFLALGMGVVAGMLPYTIVAQERIDVSSRKQFGLGLLLAGIIALVRFFRPELTPYIPWFGAANDYIPWLGVVFHNVDNFILLPVFAWLITLGLNRITHMGKKRNAAGVMISLLMGLSITGSSLQQFAYMVPAGIVVGLMIWSVWYFAFRYSPSIIPVVMAGILVPEAVRQAIIAAYPGAMTGEIITLAVGLSIAVFWGREVRKITA, encoded by the coding sequence ATGGAACAATTCTCGCTCTTCCGCAAGCCGATTACCTGGGTGATTCTTGTGCTTCTTTCGCTGGGTAGTGGTTTTTTTGTTTACCGAAATTTTGAAAAAGCCAACCCACTCGTGCATGTCGATATCTCGATGTCGCGTGATTCTGCATTGTCCATGGCCTCTCGGATGTCGCAGAAATTGAGGGTTGGGCCGGAGCGCTTCCGGCAGGCAGCGAGTTTTACCAACGATTATCGGTTCCAAAACTATGTAGAGTTGGAAGGCGGAGGCCTCGATACTTTTTCAGATGTTATGCAGCGGGGAGACTATCACCCATACCGGTGGGTTGTCAGACAGTTCGAGGAATACAATCCGCGCGAGGTATTATTCCGGTTTACGCCGGAGGGAAAACCCTATGGATTTAAAGAAACGCTTCCCGAAGATTTCAAAGGGGCAGCGCTCGATTCAGCTCGTGCCCGTTACATTGCAGAGGAATCGGCCCGGAAAGACTGGCACGCCAATTTGACGAATTATCATTTAGTGGAACATTCTATTGAGGTACTTCCCAGCGAACGTATTGATCACACGTTCGTATATGAGAATGATAAGAAGAGTATTGGAGAAGGAAAATACCGTTTGCGGTTAGTGGTGAGTGGTGACCGGTTAACTGAGTTGACCTGGTTTGTGAAAATTCCGGAAGCATTTGATCGGAAATATGAAGAGATGCGCTCTTCCAATACGACTCTTTCCTCTATTGCCACATTGCTTATGGCATTGCTGTATGGTTTAGGTGGAATCGTCATCGGCTTATTTTTTCTCATGAAGAGACGTTATGTTCTCTGGAGGAAAGCGTTTATCTGGGGATTTGCTATCTGTTTCTTTTCAGTATTTCTGGTTGAGGCCAATCAACTTCCCCTTTCATGGCTTTATTACGAGACCTCGACTTCTGCATCTAATTACATTGCCCGGACGCTTTTGTACGGATTCCTGAGCGCAATTGGAATGGGGGCGCTGGTCAGTTTGTCGATAACTGCCGGTGAAGGCATGGGACGTATGGCATTTCCGCGCCACGTCCAATTCTGGCATGTTTGGTCGAACAGGGCAGGTAGCTCAAAACTGATTGTCGGACAGACGTTGGGCGCTTATCTTTTCATGGTCATTGTACTGGCCTTCGATATCGCTTTTTACATGTTTACTACCCGGCATTTTGGCTGGTGGAGTCCGGCGGGAACGCTCTCCGATCCGGATATTTTAGCGACTCCGTTTCCATGGCTCAGTCCGTTTTCGGTTTCCTTGCAGGCGGGTTTCTGGGAAGAGGCGATGTTTCGCGCCATTCCACTGGCAGGTGTTATTTTGTTAACACGAAACTGGAAAAGTCACCGGTTTTGGGTTATTCTGGTACTGATTTTACAGACAGTCGTATTTGGGTTAGGTCATGCGAACTATCCCAATCAACCTTCGTATGCCAGGGTGGTTGAAATGCTCGTTCCGTTCGTGATTTTCGGAATTATATATCTGCAGTTTGGCTTGCTTCCGGTGATTATTACTCACTATGCGGTGGACGTCTTCTGGATCTCATTGCCTTTGTGGGTAGCCAGTTCTCCCGGAATCTGGATAGACCGGATTATTATAGTCCTTCTGTTTCTTACGCCATTATTCATTGTCCTTTTTTTCAGGTTACGAAATAAAAAGTGGACCGAATTGCCGGATACCTACCGAAATTGGGCATGGCGACCTCCCAAGCCGGAAGAGGAAGAAGCATCACGAAGAACGATGGCCCCTTTTGCTGTGGAAACCGATCTCAAGAAGAGACCAGTATTTAAATGGATTCTCCCGGTAGCGGTTTTTGGCATTCTTTTGTGGGCGTTTTTCTCGAGGTTCGATCACGATGATGATTCGATGACTATCAAGAGAAAAGCGGCGCTTGGTATCGCGAAAAAGGAGATGGCGCAACGCATTTCGCTCGATTCTGCCAGGTGGACTGTGGCGACTACGGTAAAGGAAGGAGGAACCGACCATCGTTTTATTTGGCAGGAAGGCGGGCCGGAAGTTTACAGGCAATTTCTGGGAACTTTCCTGGAACCTTCGCACTTCATGGTCAGGTACATGAAAACGGAAGGTTCAGTAGAGGAACGGACGGAGGAATTTCGCATGGGAGTTTCGGGGAACGGAGAGTTGTTATCCTATCGCCATGTATTCCCGGAGAAACAGCCGGGAGCGAATCTTTCCAGGGCGGAAGCTTCCGAATTAGTCGATTCGCTTTTACACGTCGAGTTCCAAACGGGGATTTTCCGGTTGAAAGAAATTTCGGTTATACCGGAAAAACTGGATAAACGAACCGATTGGAAATTTACGTACGCTGATACCGCCAATTATCCTTTGCGAACAGGTGAGGCACGGTACCAGGTTCAGCTTGCCGGAAATAAACTGGCTTATTTTGGCCGGTCCATCCATGTTCCTGAGGATTGGCAGCGTGAATATCGTGATCGCGAAAGCAAGCTGTCTGTTTGGCGTACCATTAGCTGGTTGATTTTGGTGGCTGTGGTCATTGCCGGAATTGTTATCGGAATCGTCCGGTGGACAAAAGGCTATTTTTCAGTCAGACTTTTCGGCATCATGACGGTTTTCCTCACGGTTGTGAAGCTGCTTTCGGTGGCAAACGGATGGAGCCAAAGCCTTTATGCTTATCCAACCGGGCAGGATTTTGGAAATTACATTACCGTTGCGCTGATTTTTCAGTTGCTTGGACCTCTTTTCCTGGCATTGGGAATGGGGGTTGTCGCGGGTATGTTGCCATACACAATTGTGGCACAGGAACGTATCGACGTTTCTTCGAGAAAGCAGTTTGGATTAGGCTTGCTGTTGGCTGGTATTATTGCTCTTGTGCGTTTTTTCAGGCCGGAACTCACACCTTATATCCCTTGGTTTGGTGCGGCCAATGACTATATTCCCTGGTTGGGAGTCGTTTTCCACAATGTCGATAATTTCATTCTGCTGCCGGTTTTTGCCTGGTTAATCACCCTGGGATTGAATCGAATAACCCATATGGGCAAAAAAAGAAATGCTGCCGGTGTAATGATTTCACTTTTGATGGGACTATCAATTACAGGAAGTTCGCTGCAGCAGTTTGCCTATATGGTTCCTGCAGGTATTGTAGTTGGACTCATGATTTGGAGCGTCTGGTATTTTGCATTCCGGTATTCTCCCTCAATCATTCCGGTCGTCATGGCGGGGATTTTGGTGCCCGAAGCGGTGCGACAGGCAATTATTGCTGCCTATCCGGGCGCAATGACCGGTGAGATAATCACGTTGGCCGTCGGATTGAGTATTGCTGTATTTTGGGGCCGCGAGGTAAGGAAAATTACAGCTTGA
- a CDS encoding S46 family peptidase, whose protein sequence is MKKGIIVLIALIAAFSSSVKADEGMWLPALVQKLNIGKMHAMGCELTADQIYSINHSSLKDAVVALDHGSCTGELISPDGLLLTNHHCGFGEIQAHSTVEHDYLKDGFWAKSRDQELPNPGKTVSFLISIKDVTAKIDSALTPDMDENAREAKVEEVASKIERAASEGTDYQARVRSFFESNKYYLFVYETFRDVRLVGAPPQSIGKFGGDTDNWEWPRHTGDFSMFRVYCSPDGKPADYSPDNVPYHPKHFLPISLKGVHKGDFTMVMGYPGRTERYKTSYGVQYTMNVTNEVRTKVRAKKLAIIKKYMDTGTKARIQYASKYARSANYYKYSIGQNKGLKALDVIADKKALEKRFTAWIDEDSSREAKYGKALSMIKDAYTNTDDEAAGAYMREAFLRGPEIFTLAMRANGLYEVMKNQPENKEAIKAMSARIQGSLDDFFKDYNAPTDEKLVAALSKIYADNVDPKYYPAYLNTIKDKYKGDYSKFAEKMFKKTIFANKASLIAFLNDPSLKVLKKDPAFQATEQIIDAMRVINSDNMKTVPELEKGRRLFVAGLMKMDKGQNLYPDANSTMRLTYGTVGGYSPRDAVWYKYYTTLVGYIQKDIPGDDEFDTPQRLKDLYYAKDYGQYADKDGTLHTCFITNNDITGGNSGSPVINAKGELVGAAFDGNWEAMSGDIAFEPSIQRCICVDIRFVLWVIDKYAGATNLIDEMTIVR, encoded by the coding sequence ATGAAGAAAGGTATTATCGTCCTTATTGCTTTGATCGCTGCGTTTTCAAGTAGTGTAAAAGCCGATGAGGGAATGTGGCTGCCTGCTCTTGTTCAGAAGCTGAACATCGGCAAGATGCACGCTATGGGGTGTGAATTAACGGCAGATCAAATATACAGTATTAACCATTCCAGTCTGAAAGACGCTGTTGTGGCTTTAGACCATGGTTCTTGTACCGGAGAGTTGATTTCTCCTGATGGACTGCTGTTGACAAACCATCATTGTGGCTTCGGAGAGATTCAGGCTCACAGTACCGTGGAGCACGATTATCTGAAAGATGGATTTTGGGCAAAATCGAGAGACCAGGAACTTCCTAATCCGGGAAAAACGGTTTCATTCCTGATAAGCATTAAAGACGTAACTGCCAAGATTGATAGTGCGCTCACCCCCGATATGGACGAGAATGCGCGCGAAGCAAAGGTCGAAGAAGTGGCCTCAAAGATTGAGAGAGCAGCTTCTGAAGGTACCGATTATCAGGCACGCGTTCGTAGTTTCTTCGAGTCGAATAAATATTACTTGTTTGTATACGAAACCTTCCGCGATGTTCGTTTGGTTGGTGCTCCGCCGCAGTCAATCGGAAAATTTGGTGGCGATACTGATAACTGGGAGTGGCCTCGTCATACCGGCGATTTCAGTATGTTCCGTGTGTATTGCAGTCCGGATGGAAAACCGGCAGATTACTCACCGGACAACGTACCTTATCACCCCAAACACTTCCTGCCTATTTCTTTGAAAGGTGTCCACAAGGGCGATTTTACCATGGTAATGGGATACCCCGGAAGAACGGAACGCTACAAAACGTCGTACGGTGTCCAGTATACCATGAATGTGACCAATGAGGTGCGTACGAAAGTGCGGGCGAAAAAACTGGCGATCATCAAAAAATACATGGATACGGGAACAAAAGCGCGGATTCAGTATGCTTCGAAATATGCCCGTAGTGCCAATTATTATAAGTATTCCATCGGTCAGAATAAAGGACTGAAGGCGTTGGATGTGATTGCTGACAAGAAAGCGCTGGAGAAACGTTTTACTGCCTGGATTGACGAAGATTCGTCACGGGAAGCCAAATACGGGAAGGCGTTAAGTATGATTAAAGATGCTTACACAAACACCGACGATGAAGCAGCCGGTGCGTATATGAGGGAAGCATTTTTACGAGGTCCTGAAATTTTCACCCTGGCGATGCGGGCTAATGGCCTCTACGAGGTGATGAAGAATCAGCCGGAAAACAAAGAGGCTATAAAGGCAATGTCGGCCCGCATACAAGGTTCATTGGATGATTTCTTCAAGGATTACAATGCGCCAACTGATGAGAAGCTGGTTGCGGCCCTCTCCAAAATTTATGCAGATAATGTCGATCCGAAATATTATCCGGCTTACCTGAATACCATCAAGGATAAATACAAAGGCGATTACAGCAAGTTTGCTGAGAAAATGTTCAAGAAAACCATCTTCGCCAATAAGGCGTCGTTGATTGCATTTTTGAATGATCCGTCCCTGAAGGTGTTGAAAAAAGATCCGGCTTTCCAGGCAACCGAGCAAATTATTGATGCGATGCGTGTTATCAATAGCGATAACATGAAAACGGTTCCTGAATTGGAAAAAGGACGCAGGTTGTTTGTTGCCGGTCTGATGAAAATGGATAAAGGCCAGAATCTGTATCCGGATGCCAACTCAACAATGCGACTGACCTACGGTACAGTTGGTGGATACAGTCCCCGCGACGCGGTTTGGTATAAATATTACACAACGTTGGTTGGTTATATCCAGAAAGATATTCCAGGTGACGATGAGTTTGACACACCACAGCGTCTGAAAGATCTGTACTACGCCAAAGATTACGGACAGTATGCCGATAAAGACGGAACGCTGCACACCTGCTTCATCACCAATAACGATATTACCGGTGGTAACTCGGGTAGCCCGGTGATTAATGCGAAAGGCGAGCTTGTTGGCGCTGCTTTCGATGGAAACTGGGAAGCCATGAGCGGTGATATTGCTTTCGAACCCAGTATTCAGCGGTGTATCTGTGTTGATATTCGCTTTGTGCTTTGGGTAATCGACAAATATGCAGGTGCAACCAATCTGATTGATGAGATGACCATTGTTCGTTAA
- the rnhA gene encoding ribonuclease HI, with protein sequence MTDVKKPHIIVYTDGASRGNPGPGGYGVILQSGRHRKELSEGFRLTTNNRMELLAVIVALESLKVEGSYVTIYTDSKYVADAVEKGWVFGWAKKRFKGKKNPDLWARFLRIYAKHKVRFIWVKGHADNPGNERCDELAVEAALKSNLKEDAGYQPET encoded by the coding sequence ATGACTGATGTAAAGAAGCCCCATATTATCGTTTATACCGACGGCGCTTCCCGGGGAAATCCTGGGCCCGGTGGTTATGGCGTAATTCTGCAGTCCGGGCGTCACCGGAAGGAGCTGTCCGAAGGCTTCCGGCTAACGACAAACAACCGCATGGAGTTACTGGCGGTGATTGTCGCGCTGGAATCGTTGAAAGTAGAAGGAAGCTATGTCACCATTTATACCGACTCAAAGTACGTAGCCGATGCGGTTGAAAAAGGATGGGTCTTCGGTTGGGCGAAGAAGCGCTTTAAAGGGAAGAAGAATCCCGATTTGTGGGCTCGCTTTTTACGAATTTATGCAAAACATAAGGTGCGGTTTATTTGGGTAAAAGGCCACGCTGATAACCCGGGAAACGAGCGTTGTGACGAACTGGCTGTTGAGGCGGCATTGAAATCAAATTTGAAGGAAGATGCAGGTTATCAGCCTGAAACATAA
- a CDS encoding 3-deoxy-D-manno-octulosonic acid transferase, whose product MRLLYDIGVRGYHLLIRLASLRSEKARKWIKGRRNIFSRLKEELPSDQPIYWFHVASLGEFEQGRPVIEAIRKKVPDVKILLTFFSPSGYEVRKDYEFADYVYYLPLDTPYNVKRFLDIVKPEKAFFVKYEFWFHYLTALKKRGIPTYIFSAIFRPGQIFFKPWGSWYRKALQAYTHIFVQNRESLDLLNKFGFTNVSLSGDTRFDRVGQIADAAPRLSVLDEFANGKKLVIAGSTWKADEALLLEYINSTEHDVKYVIAPHEVSDKSIQRITSALERKYVRFSKAGNGDLKQADVLIVDGYGYLTSVYRYGNLAYIGGGFGSGIHNILEAATFGMPVIFGPNHEKFQEALDLLEKKAAFCIHDYEELKSVMDEFLGNEKKLQLTADLAGNYVSQSRGASDVVVDYIFN is encoded by the coding sequence ATGAGATTATTATACGACATAGGAGTTCGGGGATACCACTTGCTCATTCGGTTGGCATCCTTACGTAGTGAGAAGGCCCGCAAATGGATAAAGGGGCGTCGTAATATTTTCAGTCGGTTGAAAGAAGAGTTACCTTCCGATCAACCCATATATTGGTTTCACGTAGCATCGCTCGGAGAATTTGAACAGGGCCGGCCGGTGATCGAAGCTATCCGGAAGAAAGTGCCGGATGTGAAGATACTGCTCACTTTTTTTTCTCCTTCCGGTTACGAGGTGCGAAAAGATTACGAGTTCGCCGATTACGTATATTATCTCCCTCTTGATACGCCCTATAATGTCAAACGATTTCTGGATATCGTAAAGCCGGAAAAGGCGTTTTTCGTCAAATACGAATTTTGGTTTCACTACTTAACTGCGTTAAAAAAGCGAGGAATTCCTACGTATATTTTTTCAGCGATTTTCCGCCCCGGACAGATTTTCTTCAAACCCTGGGGAAGTTGGTACCGGAAAGCACTGCAGGCTTATACCCATATTTTTGTGCAGAACCGGGAGTCGCTTGATTTGCTCAATAAATTTGGTTTTACCAATGTTTCCCTTTCGGGTGATACCCGGTTCGATCGGGTGGGGCAAATTGCTGACGCAGCTCCGCGTCTCTCTGTGCTCGATGAGTTTGCTAACGGGAAAAAACTCGTGATTGCCGGTAGTACGTGGAAGGCTGATGAAGCGTTGTTGCTGGAGTACATCAATTCGACGGAGCATGACGTAAAATATGTCATCGCGCCTCACGAAGTTTCCGATAAGTCTATTCAACGAATTACGAGCGCGCTGGAGAGGAAATATGTCCGTTTTTCGAAAGCCGGAAATGGCGATCTGAAGCAAGCGGATGTGCTAATTGTTGATGGCTATGGTTACCTGACATCGGTTTATCGCTATGGAAACCTGGCGTACATTGGCGGTGGTTTCGGAAGCGGTATTCACAATATTTTGGAAGCAGCAACTTTCGGTATGCCGGTTATTTTTGGTCCCAATCATGAGAAATTTCAGGAAGCGCTCGATTTGCTTGAAAAAAAAGCGGCTTTCTGTATTCACGATTACGAAGAACTCAAATCTGTCATGGATGAGTTCCTTGGAAACGAGAAGAAATTGCAACTTACTGCTGACTTAGCCGGTAATTATGTTTCACAAAGTCGGGGCGCCTCAGATGTAGTAGTAGACTACATTTTCAATTAA
- a CDS encoding adenosylcobalamin-dependent ribonucleoside-diphosphate reductase — MDLKEVSSGRSATHKKVYSGEEAYQASLKYFKGDDLAARVWVNKYALKDSYGNIFELTPDDMHRRLAKEIARIENRYPNPLSEEEIYSLLKDFKYIVPQGGPMTGIGNEYQVASLSNCFVVGNNADSYGGIMMVDQEQVQLMKRRGGVGHDLSHIRPAGSPVKNSALTSTGIVPFMERFSNSTREVAQDGRRGALMLSVSIKHPDSEKFIDAKMTEGKVTGANVSVKIDDEFMQSVRENKPYTQQYPVESKNPSFTRDINAGDLWKKIVHNAWKSAEPGILFWDTVIRESVPDSYADLGYKTVSTNPCGEIPLCPYDSCRLLAINLFSYVEKPFTKKAKFDFELFRKHVRYAQRIMDDIIDLELEKIEAITGKVGSDKEDEEIKRVESNLWNKIREMAINGRRTGIGITAEGDMLAALGLIYGTDNAIDFSVEVHKSIAMEAYRGSVLLAKDRGAFPIYDSNREKDNPYIKRLAEADPELYEDMKKHGRRNIALLTIAPTGTTSLMTQTTSGIEPVFMPVYKRRRKVNPNDRDVRVDFVDEVGDSWEEYIVFHHKFKDWMTMKGYDVNKKYTDEELDKMVAASPYYKATSNDVDWVAKVKMQGQIQKWVDHSISVTINLPSDVDEELVGELYFTAWESGCKGVTVYRDGSRSGVLISTKDKTEKKGNFPTKRPEILEADVVRFQNSKDKWIAFIGLIDDKPYEIFTGLADDEDGILLPRSVTRGRIIKSRDENGVARYDFQYINKRGYKTTIEGLSYKFNPIFWNYAKLISSVLRHGMAIQKVVDLVTSLQFDIDTINTWKNGVARALKKYIPNGTSVDGATCGGCGSENVVYQEGCLICKDCGSSKCG, encoded by the coding sequence ATGGATTTGAAAGAAGTATCTTCAGGACGGTCGGCTACGCACAAAAAAGTATACTCGGGAGAGGAAGCTTATCAGGCGTCGCTCAAGTATTTTAAGGGAGATGATTTGGCTGCCCGAGTGTGGGTGAATAAGTATGCCTTAAAAGATTCCTACGGAAACATTTTTGAATTAACCCCAGACGATATGCATCGTCGTCTTGCTAAAGAAATTGCGCGTATTGAAAATCGTTACCCTAATCCCCTCTCAGAAGAAGAAATTTATAGCCTGCTAAAAGATTTTAAGTACATCGTTCCGCAAGGTGGTCCGATGACTGGTATCGGAAACGAATACCAGGTAGCATCACTGTCGAATTGCTTCGTGGTAGGAAATAATGCCGACTCATATGGAGGTATCATGATGGTTGATCAGGAACAGGTTCAGCTCATGAAACGCCGTGGTGGTGTCGGTCACGACTTGTCTCACATCCGGCCAGCCGGTTCACCGGTAAAAAACTCTGCACTGACCTCTACCGGTATTGTTCCGTTTATGGAGCGCTTTTCCAACTCAACCCGTGAAGTGGCCCAGGATGGTCGCCGTGGTGCGCTGATGCTTTCGGTGTCGATTAAACACCCCGATTCCGAAAAATTCATCGATGCGAAGATGACGGAAGGAAAAGTGACCGGAGCGAATGTCTCGGTGAAGATCGACGACGAGTTCATGCAGTCGGTTCGTGAGAACAAACCTTATACACAACAGTATCCCGTAGAGAGCAAAAATCCATCGTTTACCCGCGATATTAACGCCGGCGACCTGTGGAAGAAGATTGTTCATAATGCCTGGAAATCGGCGGAACCGGGAATCCTTTTCTGGGATACAGTGATTCGTGAGTCGGTTCCGGATTCGTACGCTGATTTGGGTTATAAGACTGTCTCGACCAATCCATGTGGTGAAATCCCACTTTGTCCTTATGACAGCTGTCGGTTGCTGGCTATTAATTTGTTCTCATACGTTGAGAAACCATTCACGAAAAAGGCAAAATTCGATTTCGAACTCTTCCGCAAGCATGTTCGGTATGCTCAACGCATCATGGACGATATCATCGATTTGGAGCTGGAGAAAATTGAAGCAATTACCGGTAAGGTAGGTTCCGATAAGGAGGATGAAGAAATTAAGCGGGTGGAGTCGAATCTCTGGAACAAAATCCGCGAAATGGCGATAAACGGTCGTCGTACCGGAATCGGTATTACCGCTGAAGGCGATATGCTGGCTGCTTTGGGATTGATTTATGGAACCGACAATGCTATCGATTTCTCGGTAGAGGTACATAAGTCAATCGCTATGGAAGCCTACCGTGGTTCTGTATTGCTGGCGAAAGACCGGGGGGCTTTCCCGATTTATGATTCGAATCGCGAGAAAGATAATCCGTACATCAAACGTTTGGCCGAAGCCGATCCGGAACTTTATGAAGACATGAAGAAACATGGTCGCCGTAACATTGCGTTGCTGACCATTGCTCCTACCGGAACAACTAGTTTGATGACTCAAACTACTTCGGGAATTGAGCCGGTATTTATGCCGGTTTATAAACGCCGCCGGAAAGTGAACCCGAACGATAGGGATGTTCGTGTTGATTTTGTGGATGAAGTAGGTGATAGCTGGGAAGAGTACATTGTATTCCATCATAAATTCAAAGACTGGATGACGATGAAAGGATACGATGTGAATAAGAAATATACCGACGAGGAGCTGGATAAGATGGTGGCTGCATCACCTTATTACAAAGCTACTTCGAATGATGTAGACTGGGTGGCCAAAGTGAAAATGCAAGGGCAAATTCAAAAATGGGTCGACCATTCTATCTCGGTGACGATTAACCTCCCCTCAGATGTTGATGAGGAGCTGGTTGGTGAACTTTATTTCACTGCATGGGAAAGCGGATGTAAAGGTGTGACTGTTTACCGTGATGGTTCCCGTTCAGGCGTATTGATTTCGACGAAAGATAAGACCGAAAAGAAAGGAAATTTCCCGACTAAGCGTCCCGAAATTTTGGAAGCAGATGTTGTTCGTTTCCAGAATAGCAAGGACAAGTGGATCGCCTTCATTGGTTTGATTGACGATAAGCCTTACGAAATCTTTACCGGTTTGGCCGATGACGAAGACGGAATTTTGCTTCCCCGCTCGGTAACCCGTGGACGAATCATTAAAAGCCGTGACGAAAACGGTGTAGCCCGGTACGATTTCCAATACATCAACAAGCGTGGCTATAAAACAACCATTGAAGGACTTTCGTACAAATTCAATCCGATATTCTGGAACTACGCTAAATTGATTTCCAGCGTGCTGCGTCACGGTATGGCCATCCAAAAAGTGGTTGACCTGGTGACCAGTCTGCAGTTTGACATCGATACCATTAACACTTGGAAAAACGGAGTTGCACGGGCATTGAAAAAGTACATCCCGAACGGAACTTCAGTTGATGGCGCTACCTGTGGAGGCTGTGGCTCGGAAAATGTAGTTTACCAGGAAGGTTGTCTGATTTGTAAAGATTGTGGCTCTTCGAAATGCGGTTAA
- the trpA gene encoding tryptophan synthase subunit alpha yields the protein MENRINQLFKEKPNNILSVYFTAGFPQLNETEEIIVELEKSGADLIEIGIPFSDPVADGPTIQKSSDKALKNGMSIKLLFEQLKDIRQKVKLPLVLMGYFNNVLQYGVEDFCRKANEIGIDGIILPDLPLEVYENEYRPFFEQNNLRNIFLITPQTSEARIRKIDDLSNGFIYMVSSSSTTGAKSNVTEQQEAYFKRIQEMNLKNPRLVGFGISNNTTFVNSCRYSHGAIVGSAFIKALSEEGSISQNVKKFIDLIHSSEENN from the coding sequence ATGGAAAATCGCATCAATCAGCTTTTCAAAGAGAAGCCCAATAACATACTATCGGTCTATTTCACGGCCGGGTTCCCTCAACTCAACGAAACCGAAGAAATCATTGTGGAATTGGAGAAAAGCGGTGCCGACTTAATCGAAATCGGGATTCCGTTTTCCGATCCGGTGGCTGACGGCCCCACGATTCAGAAGAGCTCAGATAAAGCCCTCAAAAACGGGATGTCAATCAAACTGCTTTTCGAGCAACTGAAAGATATTCGTCAGAAGGTAAAACTGCCACTGGTACTGATGGGCTATTTCAACAACGTGTTGCAGTACGGTGTAGAAGATTTCTGCCGGAAAGCGAATGAAATTGGCATCGACGGAATTATTCTGCCTGACCTTCCGCTGGAAGTTTATGAAAACGAATACCGCCCGTTCTTCGAGCAAAACAATCTCAGGAACATTTTTCTCATTACACCGCAAACCAGCGAAGCGCGAATCCGGAAAATCGACGATCTTTCCAACGGATTTATCTATATGGTATCGTCATCTTCAACTACCGGAGCGAAATCGAACGTAACTGAACAACAGGAGGCATATTTCAAACGAATTCAGGAAATGAATTTGAAAAACCCCCGACTGGTAGGTTTTGGTATTTCCAACAACACAACTTTTGTTAATTCCTGCCGTTATAGTCATGGAGCCATTGTTGGAAGTGCTTTCATCAAAGCACTTTCAGAAGAAGGTTCTATTTCGCAGAACGTGAAAAAGTTCATTGATTTAATTCATTCTTCAGAAGAAAATAATTAA